One segment of Haemophilus influenzae DNA contains the following:
- a CDS encoding endonuclease domain-containing protein — protein sequence MQPYEKYLKENSQKLRADQTDAERKLWQRINRDQLLGFRFNRQKPLLSYFVDFYCAKAKLIIELDGSQHYEPDYQEKDALRDAELNSLGFTVMRFSNDEVMREIEAVVEQIYLFLENVRAD from the coding sequence ATGCAACCCTATGAAAAATACCTAAAAGAGAATTCGCAGAAATTGCGAGCGGATCAAACGGATGCAGAAAGAAAGCTATGGCAACGCATCAATCGAGATCAATTATTAGGATTTCGTTTTAATCGACAAAAGCCACTTTTAAGTTATTTTGTTGATTTTTATTGTGCAAAAGCAAAGCTGATTATTGAATTAGATGGTAGTCAGCACTATGAACCTGATTATCAGGAAAAAGATGCATTGCGAGATGCAGAATTAAATTCACTTGGTTTTACAGTGATGCGATTTAGCAATGATGAAGTCATGCGTGAAATTGAAGCGGTAGTAGAGCAGATTTATTTGTTTTTAGAGAATGTAAGGGCTGATTGA
- the glyQ gene encoding glycine--tRNA ligase subunit alpha, producing MSTKFNVKTFQGMILALQEYWANQGCTIVQPFDMEVGAGTSHPMTALRALGPEPMAFAYVQPSRRPTDGRYGENPNRLQHYYQFQVVIKPSPDNIQELYLGSLEMLGFDPTQNDIRFVEDNWENPTLGAWGLGWEVWLNGMEVTQFTYFQQVGGLECKPVTGEVTYGLERLAMYIQGVDSVYDLVWSDGPLGKTTYGDVFHQNEVEQSTYNFEHANTDFLFYCFDQYEKEAQELLALEKPLPLPAYERILKAAHSFNLLDARKAISVTERQRYILRIRALTKGVAEAYYASREALGFPGCKK from the coding sequence ATGAGTACAAAATTTAACGTAAAAACATTCCAAGGTATGATTTTAGCCCTACAAGAATATTGGGCAAACCAAGGCTGCACCATTGTGCAACCTTTTGATATGGAAGTGGGTGCAGGTACTTCTCACCCCATGACCGCATTGCGTGCATTAGGCCCAGAGCCAATGGCATTTGCTTATGTTCAACCTTCACGTCGTCCGACCGATGGTCGCTACGGCGAAAACCCAAACCGTTTACAGCATTACTACCAATTCCAAGTGGTAATCAAACCTTCTCCAGATAATATTCAAGAACTTTATTTAGGCTCGCTTGAAATGCTCGGTTTCGATCCAACACAAAACGACATCCGTTTCGTGGAAGATAACTGGGAAAACCCAACCTTAGGTGCTTGGGGCTTGGGTTGGGAAGTATGGTTAAACGGGATGGAAGTAACCCAGTTTACCTATTTCCAACAAGTGGGCGGCTTAGAATGTAAACCTGTAACGGGCGAAGTGACCTACGGTTTAGAGCGTTTAGCCATGTACATTCAAGGCGTAGATTCTGTGTATGACTTAGTTTGGTCTGACGGCCCGCTTGGCAAAACCACTTATGGCGATGTTTTCCATCAAAATGAAGTTGAGCAATCAACCTATAACTTTGAACACGCAAACACAGATTTCTTATTCTACTGCTTCGATCAATACGAAAAAGAGGCACAAGAGTTATTAGCCTTAGAAAAACCGTTACCATTGCCAGCTTATGAACGTATTTTGAAAGCAGCACACAGCTTTAACTTATTAGATGCGCGTAAAGCAATTTCGGTCACCGAACGCCAGCGCTATATTTTACGCATTCGTGCCTTAACCAAAGGCGTGGCGGAAGCCTATTATGCAAGCCGTGAAGCCTTAGGTTTCCCAGGTTGTAAAAAATAA
- the holA gene encoding DNA polymerase III subunit delta, which produces MNRIFPEQLNYNLAQGLARVYLSHGQDPLLLSETEDTICQVANQQGFDEKNSIQVDSQTDWVQLIESCQSMGLFFSKQILSLNLPENFTALLQKNLQELISVLNKDVLLILQVAKLTKAIEKQAWFIALNQHEPNVILINCQTPTVENLPRWVKNRTKAMGLDADNEAIQQLCYSYENNLLALKQALQLLDLLHPDHKLNYNRVISVVEQSSIFTPFQWIDALLMGKANRAKRILKGLQAEDVQPVILLRTLQRELFTLLELTKPQQRIMTTEKLPTQQIKAEFDRLKIWQNRRPLFLSAIQRLTYQKLYEIIQELANIERLAKQEFSDEVWIKLADLSVKICL; this is translated from the coding sequence ATGAACCGTATTTTTCCAGAGCAACTAAATTATAATCTTGCTCAAGGTTTAGCTAGAGTTTATCTCTCGCATGGGCAAGATCCTTTATTACTTAGTGAAACTGAGGATACTATTTGTCAAGTGGCAAACCAGCAAGGTTTTGATGAAAAAAATAGCATTCAGGTTGATAGCCAAACTGATTGGGTGCAACTTATAGAATCTTGTCAATCTATGGGGTTATTTTTTAGTAAACAAATACTAAGCTTGAATTTACCTGAAAATTTCACCGCACTTTTGCAGAAAAATCTGCAAGAACTTATATCCGTATTGAATAAAGATGTCTTGCTTATTTTACAGGTAGCAAAATTGACTAAAGCGATTGAAAAGCAAGCGTGGTTTATTGCACTTAATCAACATGAACCAAATGTAATACTGATAAATTGTCAAACACCGACGGTAGAAAACTTGCCACGTTGGGTAAAAAATCGTACTAAAGCAATGGGATTAGATGCCGATAATGAAGCAATTCAACAACTTTGTTACAGTTATGAGAATAACTTGCTCGCACTCAAACAAGCTCTGCAGCTTTTAGATTTGCTCCATCCTGATCATAAACTTAACTACAATCGTGTCATTAGCGTGGTGGAACAATCCTCAATTTTTACACCATTTCAATGGATTGATGCTTTGCTAATGGGAAAAGCAAATCGTGCTAAACGTATTTTAAAAGGTTTACAAGCTGAAGATGTGCAACCTGTTATTTTATTACGCACACTACAGCGAGAATTATTTACGTTGCTTGAACTCACAAAACCACAGCAACGTATTATGACAACGGAAAAACTTCCAACTCAACAAATTAAGGCTGAATTTGATCGTCTAAAAATCTGGCAAAATCGCCGACCGCTCTTTTTAAGTGCAATTCAGCGTTTAACTTACCAAAAACTCTACGAAATTATCCAAGAACTCGCCAATATTGAACGCCTTGCTAAACAAGAATTTAGCGATGAAGTGTGGATTAAACTCGCTGATTTATCTGTGAAAATTTGTTTGTAG
- the lptE gene encoding LPS assembly lipoprotein LptE — protein MIKSIKTLLLIATLAILSACGWHFQQSVTMPNELRTLALESDDPYNDFTVIMRRKLQENQVNIVNVKQNIPILRINKQITSDQVASIFKHGREAEKLLMLEVEATFRLANGESYPINAKVNRTFFDNARAALAKSEEREVIWNDMREQVARQLIVKIIALQNQIKSK, from the coding sequence ATGATCAAATCAATCAAGACTTTACTGCTTATCGCAACATTAGCAATTCTTTCTGCTTGCGGTTGGCATTTTCAACAGTCGGTTACTATGCCAAATGAATTGCGAACATTAGCCCTTGAAAGTGATGACCCTTATAATGATTTCACTGTTATTATGCGTCGCAAGTTACAGGAAAATCAGGTTAATATTGTTAATGTAAAACAAAATATTCCCATTTTACGTATTAATAAACAGATTACTTCAGATCAAGTCGCATCTATTTTTAAGCACGGACGTGAAGCAGAAAAACTTTTAATGTTGGAAGTTGAAGCCACTTTTCGCCTTGCTAATGGCGAAAGCTATCCAATCAATGCGAAAGTAAATCGTACTTTCTTTGATAATGCGCGTGCAGCATTAGCCAAATCGGAAGAACGCGAGGTAATTTGGAATGATATGCGCGAGCAAGTAGCGCGTCAATTAATCGTAAAAATAATTGCGTTACAAAATCAAATAAAAAGCAAATAA
- the uppS gene encoding polyprenyl diphosphate synthase — MIELDQNNIPKHIAIIMDGNGRWAKQKNKMRIFGHTNGVTAVRKAVAYARQIGVKVLTLYALSSENWSRPEQEVSALMSLFMQALDREVKKLHKNNICLKIIGDVSRFSETLQEKIKKAENLTEKNTALTLNIAANYGGCWDIVQAAKQIAEKVKKEEMSVSDINNSTFQHHLATQNAPPVDLLIRTSGEQRISNFLLWQIAYAELYFSDVLWPDFNQLEFNRAIASYQQRHRRFGGTE, encoded by the coding sequence ATGATAGAACTCGATCAAAACAATATTCCAAAACACATTGCCATTATTATGGATGGTAATGGGCGTTGGGCAAAACAGAAAAATAAAATGCGAATTTTTGGACACACCAATGGCGTTACTGCAGTACGCAAGGCTGTGGCTTATGCGCGACAAATCGGTGTGAAAGTGCTCACACTTTATGCCCTTAGTAGCGAAAATTGGAGTCGCCCAGAACAAGAAGTCAGCGCGTTAATGTCGCTTTTTATGCAAGCCTTAGATCGAGAAGTAAAAAAATTACATAAAAATAATATTTGTCTGAAAATTATTGGCGATGTATCTCGTTTTAGTGAAACTTTACAAGAAAAAATCAAAAAAGCGGAAAATTTAACAGAAAAAAATACCGCACTTACGCTCAATATTGCGGCAAATTACGGCGGTTGTTGGGATATTGTTCAAGCAGCTAAACAAATTGCAGAAAAAGTTAAAAAAGAAGAAATGTCAGTTTCAGATATTAATAACTCGACGTTTCAACATCATCTTGCAACGCAAAATGCACCACCTGTAGATTTATTAATTCGCACCAGTGGAGAACAACGCATAAGCAACTTTTTATTATGGCAAATTGCCTATGCGGAATTATATTTTTCCGATGTGCTTTGGCCCGATTTTAATCAATTAGAATTTAATCGTGCTATTGCAAGTTATCAACAACGTCATCGCCGTTTTGGTGGGACAGAATAA
- the glyS gene encoding glycine--tRNA ligase subunit beta yields the protein MTTQNFLVEIGTEELPPKALKTLATSFADNVEAELNQAGLSFDKIEWFAAPRRLAVKVLNLSTQQPSKEIEKRGPAVSAAFDAEGKPTKAAEGWARGCGITVEQAERIATDKGEWLVHRAKIKGQPTKNLLNDIVANALAKLPIPKPMRWADKIVQFIRPVHTVTMLLGDELIEGEILGVASARTIRGHRFLGEKEFEIQHADQYPQLLREKGSVVADFNERKAEILAKSQAKATALGGVADIEESLLEEVTSLVEYPNVLAAKFEERFLAVPAEALVYTMKGDQKYFPIYDKDGKLLPHFIFVSNINPEDPTAIIEGNEKVVRPRLTDAEFFFKTDLKQKLVDRLPRLETVLFQQQLGTLKDKTDRIEQLAGEIAKQIGADEAKAKRAGLLSKCDLMTNMVFEFTDTQGVMGMHYARHDGEDEEVAVALNEQYMPRFAGDELPKSLVASAVALADKFDTLTGIFGIGQAPKGSADPFALRRAALGALRIIVEKNLPLDLEDLVKKSAALFGDKLTNKNVVADVVDFMLGRFRAWYQDEGIAVDVIQAVLARRPTRPADFDARVRAVSHFRTLDSAEALAAANKRVSNILSKADAAIGEINLTACVEPAEKALAEAVLALRTEVQPLIAKGDYTAVLDKLSNLRTPVDSFFDNVMVNAEDPALRQNRLAILNTLQGLFLQVADISVLQ from the coding sequence ATGACAACCCAAAACTTCCTAGTAGAAATCGGCACTGAAGAGCTGCCACCAAAAGCTCTAAAAACATTAGCGACCTCTTTTGCGGATAACGTTGAGGCGGAATTAAACCAAGCAGGCTTATCATTCGACAAAATCGAATGGTTTGCGGCGCCGCGTCGTTTAGCGGTGAAAGTGTTGAACTTATCAACCCAACAACCGAGCAAAGAAATCGAAAAACGTGGGCCGGCAGTATCTGCAGCTTTTGATGCGGAAGGTAAACCAACTAAAGCGGCTGAAGGCTGGGCGCGTGGTTGTGGTATTACCGTTGAGCAAGCAGAACGCATTGCGACTGATAAAGGCGAATGGTTAGTTCACCGTGCAAAAATTAAAGGTCAGCCGACTAAAAACTTACTTAACGACATTGTGGCAAATGCGTTAGCGAAATTGCCAATTCCAAAACCAATGCGTTGGGCAGATAAAATCGTGCAATTTATTCGTCCAGTTCACACCGTGACTATGTTGTTAGGTGATGAGTTAATCGAAGGCGAAATTTTAGGTGTAGCAAGTGCGCGTACTATTCGTGGTCACCGTTTCTTAGGCGAGAAAGAATTTGAAATTCAACATGCAGACCAATATCCACAATTATTGCGTGAAAAAGGTTCAGTGGTAGCGGATTTTAACGAGCGTAAAGCCGAAATCCTTGCAAAATCTCAAGCAAAAGCGACCGCACTTGGTGGCGTGGCTGACATTGAAGAAAGCTTGCTTGAAGAAGTGACTTCGTTGGTGGAATACCCAAATGTGTTAGCGGCAAAATTTGAAGAACGTTTCTTAGCAGTGCCTGCGGAAGCCTTGGTTTACACCATGAAAGGCGACCAAAAATACTTCCCAATTTATGACAAAGACGGCAAATTATTACCGCACTTTATTTTTGTCTCGAACATCAACCCAGAAGATCCAACCGCGATTATTGAAGGGAACGAAAAAGTGGTTCGCCCTCGTTTAACTGATGCGGAATTCTTCTTCAAAACTGACTTAAAACAAAAACTGGTTGATCGTTTACCACGTTTAGAAACCGTGTTGTTCCAACAACAACTCGGTACATTAAAAGACAAAACTGATCGTATCGAACAACTTGCAGGCGAAATTGCAAAACAAATCGGTGCAGACGAAGCGAAAGCAAAACGTGCAGGTTTACTGTCAAAATGTGACTTAATGACCAACATGGTATTCGAATTCACCGATACGCAAGGCGTAATGGGCATGCACTATGCTCGTCACGACGGCGAAGATGAAGAAGTAGCAGTAGCATTAAACGAACAATATATGCCACGCTTTGCAGGCGATGAATTACCAAAATCACTCGTTGCAAGTGCGGTCGCTTTAGCCGATAAATTTGACACTTTAACGGGTATCTTTGGAATCGGGCAAGCACCAAAAGGCAGTGCAGACCCATTTGCATTGCGTCGTGCGGCATTAGGTGCGTTACGTATTATTGTAGAGAAAAATTTACCACTGGATTTAGAAGATTTAGTGAAAAAATCAGCCGCTCTTTTCGGCGATAAACTCACGAATAAAAACGTGGTTGCCGATGTGGTAGATTTCATGCTCGGTCGTTTCCGTGCATGGTATCAAGATGAAGGCATTGCGGTGGATGTGATTCAAGCGGTATTGGCTCGTCGTCCAACCCGTCCAGCTGATTTTGATGCGCGAGTGCGTGCGGTTTCACACTTCCGTACTTTAGATTCAGCGGAAGCGTTAGCGGCAGCAAACAAACGTGTAAGCAACATCTTATCCAAAGCGGATGCTGCAATTGGTGAGATCAATTTGACCGCTTGCGTAGAGCCAGCTGAAAAAGCACTTGCTGAAGCGGTACTTGCATTACGCACTGAAGTACAACCGCTTATTGCAAAAGGCGATTACACGGCAGTATTAGATAAATTATCGAACTTACGCACGCCAGTAGACAGTTTCTTCGACAACGTAATGGTAAATGCTGAAGATCCAGCATTACGCCAAAACCGCTTAGCGATTTTAAATACGTTACAAGGGTTATTCTTACAAGTAGCTGATATTTCAGTGCTTCAATAA
- the leuS gene encoding leucine--tRNA ligase encodes MQEQYRPDMIEPKVQQYWAENKVFKAIKDESKEKYYCLSMFPYPSGRLHMGHVRNYTIGDVISRYQRMLGKNVLQPFGWDAFGLPAEGAAIKNKTAPAKWTYENIACMKKQLQLLGFGFDWDREIATCKPEYYKWEQWFFTELYKKGLVYKKTSTVNWCPNDETVLANEQVHEGCCWRCDTPVEQKEIPQWFIKITDYAEQLLGGLDTLPQWPDMVKTMQRNWIGRSEGVEITFDVADTNEKVAVYTTRPDTFYGVSYLGIAAAHPLASLAAQNNPELATFIQEAKNAKVAEADLATMEKKGMATGLFAVHPLTGEKLPIWAANFVLMHYGTGAVMAVPAHDQRDFEFAQKYGLQIKQVIEPIADEEIDLTKQAFVEHGKLVNSAEFDGLDFEGAFNGIADKLEKLGVGKRQVNYRLRDWGVSRQRYWGAPIPMLTLENGDVVPAPIEDLPIILPEDVVMDGVKSPIKADPNWAKTTFNGVPALKETDTFDTFMESSWYYARYTCPQYQNGMLDAEEANYWLPVDQYIGGIEHATMHLLYFRFFHKLLRDAGFVTSDEPADKLLCQGMVLADAFYYTSPTNERIWVSPTQVTLERDEKGRIIKATAPEGRELVHSGMTKMSKSKNNGIDPQEMVEKYGADTVRLFMMFASPAEMTLEWQESGVEGAKRFLGRVWNLVYQYQQNPAKTSLDLTALSAEQKVLRREVHKTIAKVSDDIGRRQTFNTAIAAVMELMNKLTKASLESDQDRAVMAEALSAVVRMLYPITPHICFELWQALGNESAIDTAEWVKADEDAMVEDEKLIVVQVNGKVRGKVTVAADADEETVKTIAFADENVKKFVDNQHIVKVIYVAGKLLNVVVKP; translated from the coding sequence ATGCAAGAACAATATCGTCCCGATATGATCGAACCAAAGGTTCAACAATATTGGGCAGAAAATAAAGTTTTCAAAGCAATCAAAGACGAATCTAAAGAAAAATATTACTGTCTTTCTATGTTCCCATATCCATCAGGTCGCCTGCATATGGGACACGTACGTAACTACACTATTGGCGATGTAATTTCTCGTTATCAACGTATGCTAGGTAAAAACGTGTTGCAACCTTTTGGTTGGGATGCTTTCGGCTTACCGGCAGAAGGTGCGGCGATCAAAAATAAAACTGCGCCTGCTAAATGGACATACGAAAACATTGCCTGCATGAAAAAACAACTTCAGCTTTTAGGCTTTGGTTTCGACTGGGATCGTGAAATCGCAACCTGTAAACCAGAATACTACAAATGGGAACAATGGTTCTTCACAGAGCTTTACAAAAAAGGCTTGGTGTACAAAAAAACCTCAACCGTAAACTGGTGTCCAAATGATGAAACCGTACTCGCAAACGAGCAAGTACACGAAGGTTGTTGCTGGCGTTGTGATACACCTGTGGAACAAAAAGAAATCCCACAATGGTTTATCAAAATTACTGACTATGCAGAGCAATTATTAGGTGGTTTAGATACCCTTCCACAATGGCCTGATATGGTAAAAACTATGCAGCGTAACTGGATCGGTCGTTCTGAAGGGGTAGAAATTACCTTTGATGTTGCAGATACTAACGAAAAAGTAGCAGTTTACACCACGCGTCCAGATACCTTTTACGGCGTAAGTTATTTAGGCATTGCCGCAGCACATCCATTAGCAAGTTTAGCGGCTCAAAATAATCCTGAATTAGCCACCTTTATCCAAGAAGCAAAAAATGCCAAAGTGGCAGAAGCTGATCTTGCGACAATGGAGAAAAAAGGAATGGCAACGGGCTTATTTGCGGTTCATCCATTGACGGGTGAAAAATTGCCAATTTGGGCCGCGAATTTCGTGTTAATGCACTACGGTACTGGCGCAGTAATGGCGGTTCCAGCTCACGACCAGCGTGACTTTGAATTTGCTCAAAAATACGGTTTACAAATTAAGCAAGTTATTGAACCCATTGCTGATGAAGAAATTGATTTAACTAAACAAGCTTTCGTTGAGCACGGTAAATTAGTGAACTCAGCTGAGTTTGATGGTTTAGATTTTGAAGGTGCATTCAACGGCATTGCAGATAAATTAGAAAAATTAGGTGTAGGAAAACGTCAAGTGAATTACCGTTTACGTGACTGGGGTGTTTCTCGCCAACGTTATTGGGGAGCACCAATTCCGATGCTAACCCTTGAAAATGGCGATGTAGTACCTGCACCAATAGAAGATTTACCCATTATTCTGCCTGAAGATGTGGTAATGGATGGCGTGAAAAGCCCAATTAAAGCGGATCCAAACTGGGCGAAAACAACTTTCAACGGTGTACCTGCATTAAAAGAAACGGATACCTTTGATACCTTTATGGAATCCTCTTGGTATTACGCGCGCTACACTTGTCCACAATATCAAAATGGCATGCTTGATGCGGAAGAAGCAAACTATTGGTTACCAGTGGATCAATATATCGGTGGTATTGAACACGCAACAATGCATTTGCTCTACTTCCGTTTTTTCCACAAATTGTTACGCGATGCAGGATTTGTAACCAGTGACGAACCAGCCGATAAATTATTGTGTCAAGGTATGGTGCTTGCAGATGCTTTCTATTACACCAGTCCAACCAACGAGCGTATTTGGGTAAGCCCAACCCAAGTGACCCTTGAGCGTGATGAAAAAGGCAGAATTATTAAAGCCACAGCTCCTGAAGGGCGTGAACTAGTCCACAGCGGCATGACCAAAATGTCGAAATCCAAAAATAACGGTATTGATCCACAAGAAATGGTAGAAAAATATGGTGCCGATACTGTTCGTCTATTTATGATGTTTGCCTCTCCAGCAGAAATGACCTTGGAATGGCAAGAATCTGGCGTAGAAGGTGCGAAACGTTTCTTAGGGCGTGTTTGGAATTTGGTATATCAATATCAACAAAATCCAGCAAAAACTAGCCTAGATTTGACCGCACTTTCCGCAGAACAAAAAGTGCTTCGTCGTGAAGTACATAAAACAATTGCGAAAGTGAGTGATGATATTGGTCGTCGTCAAACATTTAATACTGCGATTGCAGCAGTAATGGAGTTGATGAATAAACTGACTAAGGCTTCCTTAGAAAGCGATCAAGATCGAGCAGTCATGGCGGAAGCATTAAGTGCAGTTGTTCGTATGCTTTATCCAATTACGCCGCATATCTGTTTTGAATTATGGCAAGCTCTTGGCAATGAAAGTGCTATTGATACCGCAGAATGGGTAAAAGCCGACGAAGATGCAATGGTAGAAGACGAAAAACTTATTGTGGTACAAGTAAACGGTAAGGTTCGTGGCAAAGTTACCGTTGCGGCAGATGCGGATGAAGAAACAGTCAAAACGATTGCTTTCGCGGATGAAAATGTGAAGAAATTTGTTGATAATCAACATATTGTCAAAGTGATTTATGTCGCAGGTAAATTATTAAACGTAGTAGTGAAACCATAA
- the rseP gene encoding sigma E protease regulator RseP, protein MSFLWSLGSFIIAIAVLVSVHEYGHFWAARKCGIKVHRFSIGFGKVIWKRIDKQGTEFAVSMIPLGGYVKMLDGRNEVVPAEQKSQAFDSKSVLQRSFVIIAGPLANFIFAIFAYWVIYLYGMPTVKPVIESITPNSIAAQAHIEPNTQILTIDGEETQDWETINMLLATKMGEPNVEIALSPFNSNIEQQRTLNLTNWTFDPEKESAFTALGIVPIHSKVEMVLSKVVQASPAEKAGLQIGDKILTENFTALSWQNFVKQVEQGETFSIKVERNGETFDKALTPVRNQNGKWFVGVSPTLTKLADEYRTELKYGILESLQKGIEKTGQLSLLTLKILGKLLTGDLSLNNLSGPISIAKGAGASANIGLVYFLSFMALISVNLGIMNLFPLPVLDGGHLVFLAMEAVKGKPVSERVQSICYRIGAALLLSLTVFALFNDFLRL, encoded by the coding sequence ATGTCATTTTTGTGGTCACTAGGTTCTTTTATCATTGCGATTGCGGTATTAGTATCCGTTCACGAATACGGTCACTTTTGGGCTGCTAGAAAGTGCGGTATAAAAGTCCATCGTTTTTCAATTGGTTTTGGTAAGGTAATTTGGAAACGTATCGATAAACAGGGTACAGAATTTGCGGTTTCAATGATTCCTTTAGGCGGCTATGTAAAAATGCTTGATGGACGTAATGAAGTAGTTCCTGCAGAGCAAAAGTCACAAGCATTTGACAGCAAAAGCGTATTGCAACGGTCATTTGTAATTATTGCAGGTCCTTTAGCTAATTTTATTTTTGCAATTTTTGCCTATTGGGTCATTTACCTTTATGGAATGCCAACGGTTAAACCAGTGATTGAATCGATAACGCCAAACTCAATAGCAGCACAAGCTCACATTGAACCCAATACACAAATTCTTACAATTGATGGCGAAGAAACTCAAGATTGGGAAACCATCAATATGCTACTTGCCACAAAAATGGGGGAGCCTAATGTTGAGATTGCCCTTTCTCCTTTCAATTCTAATATTGAACAACAACGGACTTTAAATCTTACAAATTGGACATTCGATCCTGAAAAAGAAAGTGCGTTCACTGCTTTAGGGATTGTTCCAATTCATTCAAAAGTGGAAATGGTACTTTCTAAAGTTGTTCAGGCTTCTCCAGCGGAGAAAGCGGGTTTACAAATAGGAGACAAAATTTTAACAGAAAATTTCACCGCACTTAGTTGGCAAAATTTTGTAAAACAGGTCGAACAAGGCGAAACTTTTTCTATTAAAGTTGAACGTAATGGCGAAACATTTGACAAAGCCCTGACTCCAGTGCGTAACCAAAATGGCAAATGGTTTGTAGGAGTTAGCCCAACCTTAACAAAATTAGCGGATGAATACCGTACTGAATTAAAATATGGTATTCTTGAATCTTTACAAAAAGGCATTGAAAAAACAGGGCAGCTTTCCCTTTTAACCTTGAAAATATTAGGGAAATTACTTACTGGCGATTTGTCATTAAATAATTTAAGTGGGCCAATTTCTATTGCAAAAGGTGCTGGTGCATCAGCAAATATTGGATTGGTGTATTTTTTAAGTTTTATGGCATTGATTAGTGTAAATTTAGGGATTATGAATTTATTTCCATTACCAGTATTAGATGGCGGTCATTTAGTTTTTTTAGCAATGGAAGCTGTTAAAGGAAAACCTGTTTCTGAGCGGGTGCAAAGCATCTGTTATCGAATTGGTGCAGCACTGTTATTAAGCTTAACGGTGTTTGCATTATTTAATGATTTTTTACGTCTATAA
- a CDS encoding phosphatidate cytidylyltransferase: MLKQRVLSAIVLIAAVLCALFLFTPFYFALALGMVAALGIWEWTQFARLKQPLIRFFVTTFLGVFIFLWLYTEGNYLDAGRVFEQHLQLLLINAVSWWGLALLLVISYPKSAKFWSKNPLLQLLFAFSTLIPFIAGVLRLRLEHYTNNPYHGLFLLLYVFVLVWAADSGAYFSGRAFGKRKLAPKVSPGKSWEGVIGGLITALVLAFIFIHFSGDTLVGDRNITGFIILSVATVAISVLGDLTESMFKRESGVKDSSQLIPGHGGVLDRIDSLTAAIPFFSYFYFFVL, encoded by the coding sequence ATGCTTAAACAACGAGTTTTATCTGCTATTGTGTTAATTGCTGCAGTTTTATGTGCACTATTTTTATTCACACCTTTTTATTTTGCCCTTGCGTTAGGTATGGTAGCTGCTTTGGGGATCTGGGAATGGACTCAATTTGCTCGTCTTAAACAACCTTTGATACGTTTTTTTGTGACTACCTTTTTAGGCGTATTTATCTTCTTATGGCTCTATACTGAGGGTAACTATTTAGATGCCGGGCGTGTGTTTGAACAACATCTTCAGCTTTTATTGATAAATGCTGTAAGCTGGTGGGGCTTAGCTTTATTGCTAGTAATCAGTTATCCTAAATCAGCTAAATTTTGGTCTAAAAATCCACTTTTACAACTTTTATTTGCCTTTTCTACGTTGATTCCCTTTATCGCAGGTGTATTACGTTTACGTTTAGAACACTATACCAATAATCCTTATCACGGATTATTTTTATTACTTTACGTATTTGTACTTGTTTGGGCGGCTGATTCTGGTGCTTATTTTAGCGGACGCGCCTTTGGTAAACGTAAACTTGCCCCTAAAGTATCGCCAGGTAAAAGCTGGGAAGGGGTCATTGGCGGCTTAATTACAGCATTAGTACTTGCTTTTATCTTTATTCATTTCTCTGGCGATACTTTAGTAGGCGATCGAAATATTACTGGATTTATCATTCTTTCTGTAGCCACAGTTGCAATTTCAGTATTGGGCGATTTAACTGAAAGTATGTTCAAGCGTGAGTCTGGTGTGAAAGACAGCAGTCAATTAATTCCAGGTCACGGTGGTGTATTAGATCGTATTGATAGCTTGACTGCTGCAATACCTTTTTTCAGCTATTTCTATTTCTTTGTATTATAA